GCCGGTTGCAAAGGCATTCGGCATTGGAGATTGCATAACTGCAATGCGAGGCTTTGGCAGATCAGCTTCTGTACATAACTTTTCTATCATCAGGTGCAGATCAGGGTATTCATCCTGCTCAACAACCCGTGCGCCAGTAGTCATCATCACGAGTTTGTCTGAGAAGAAATACTGGACAAGACCCATTCCAACTGCAATTACTATGATAAACATGGAAGGAAGTCCAAGTGCCATAAGCACTCCCATGAAGATCAAATAAACAAGTAACAGCAGTATCCATGTGAGAAATATTCTTCCGGAAAGTCCGGTATCGCGTTGCCATTTCATGAATAATCACGGTTTTATTTGTATTCCAACCGGAAAAGGATCCATGATTCAATAAGCTACCGGTGATCCCCTTGTATTACCTGTTGTTTATCTTTCTGTACCAACAGGTAGCTCATCATATGAAAACTGCCGGAATTGTGATGTTGCCATACATCATGATAATCATCATGATCTCCGTACCGGAACCTGGCCAGTATAACAAAGACGGCCTTTCCATTGAATCTGTTTTGGAATCCCGAGATACCTATGGTAAGAATGAAATGACTCCTCCAAAGCGGATTCCGGTATGGAAACAATATCTGGATAAATACCAGGATCCTATCATCAGGATTCTTCTCATTGCTGTAACTCTTTCAGCCATTGTTGCCATTTTAGAAGGTAACAGTCTCATTGATACCATAGGAATTGCACTTGCGGTTATTCTTTCTACCAGTATTGCATTTATTACTGAATTTCGAAGTAACCGGGAATTTGACGCATTAAATGCGATGCGTGATGACACGGCAGTCAAGGTTATACGAGACAGGAAACCGACCACCGTCCCGCTTCGGGACATTGTTGTCGGTGATATGATCCTGCTTGAAGCAGGAGATATGGTCCCGGCTGACGGATTCCTTATCCAGGCATCTGATGTTGAAACAGATGAATCAGCATTCACAGGTGAAAGTGAACCGGTCGGAAAAGTTGAGAACGATACAGTTCTGAAAGGATCCTATATCACAGCAGGGAGGGCTGTCCTTATTGCTACTGCTGTTGGAAACGCTACAAAAATGGGGGTTATTGCAGCATCCCTGATAGAAGGAACCAGACCAGATACTCCGCTGCAGGTCAAACTTAAGGCTCTCGCTCATCTCATAAGCAAATTCGGATATGTGATGGCAGGTCTGATTATCACTCTCGTCCTTGTTCAGGAGTTAATCCTGGGAGTGTCACCAGATTCGCCACTTGAACTCCTGAGAATTTTATTACAGGCCTGTATGTTCGCAGTAGTTATTATCGTTGTATCAGTGCCTGAAGGTCTTCCGGTGAGCGTAACCGTTTCTCTAGCCCTCACCATGAGGAAAATGACCAGGGCAAAAAGCCTTGTCCGGCGGCTCATTGCCTGCGAAACTATCGGATCAGTCACGGTTGTTTGTACAGACAAGACAGGAACACTCACCATGAACCAGATGGAAGTTGCTGCTTCCTCTATCGAAGTTCCTGTAGACATGCGAGACATTCCTGAAAATTCAGCCGAATGGATCTCTCTGAACGCTGCAGTGAACAGTACTGCTGAACTTGATCACCATAACGGACGGATGATTACAGTAGGCAACTCAACAGAAGCGGCTCTTCTCAGGTGGCTTCACCGGGCGGGAATTAAATATCAGGAGATCAGAAAGGCATACCCGCTTATACATCAGGATTTTTTCAATTCCAGGAAAAAACAGATGTCAAGTACGTTTTCTTGTGGTCCCCGTACATTCATTCTTGTCAAAGGAGCTCCGGAGATCATTGCTGCACAATGCAGTCCGGTTCCTGATCTTTCCCATATTCGCGATCTGGCAGGCAGGGCTATGCGAACACTGGCATTTGCTCATGGAGAGATTTTATCACCAGGATCAGAACCGGCTTATCTCACCTGGGATGGGTACGTTGGCATTCGCGATGAAGTGCGACCTGATGTTCCTGATGCAGTTCAGACATGCAAAGATGCAGGAATCACTGTGAAAATGGTGACAGGGGATAGTGCTGAAACAGCTGCTGCTATTGCACGCGAGACTGGCATTTTAGGCTCCGGAAGAATTATAACCGGGCCTGAGTTTCGGGAATTAACAGATGAACAGCGAAAAGATATTGCTGGAGAAATCCAGGTTCTTGCCCGTTCTGAACCTCACGACAAACTTCTGCTGGTTAAAGCTCTTCAGTCAAGCGGAGAAGTTGTTGCAGTGACCGGGGACGGAACAAATGATGCACCGGCCCTCCGGAATGCAGATGTCGGGCTTGCTATGGGTATTGCAGGGACTGAGGTTGCAAGAGAAGCAAGTGATATTATTCTTCTGGATGATTCATTCCCAACCATTAAGCAGGCGATCTGGTGGGGAAGAGCATTGTACGAGAACATTCAGA
The Methanospirillum lacunae genome window above contains:
- a CDS encoding calcium-translocating P-type ATPase, PMCA-type, which translates into the protein MISVPEPGQYNKDGLSIESVLESRDTYGKNEMTPPKRIPVWKQYLDKYQDPIIRILLIAVTLSAIVAILEGNSLIDTIGIALAVILSTSIAFITEFRSNREFDALNAMRDDTAVKVIRDRKPTTVPLRDIVVGDMILLEAGDMVPADGFLIQASDVETDESAFTGESEPVGKVENDTVLKGSYITAGRAVLIATAVGNATKMGVIAASLIEGTRPDTPLQVKLKALAHLISKFGYVMAGLIITLVLVQELILGVSPDSPLELLRILLQACMFAVVIIVVSVPEGLPVSVTVSLALTMRKMTRAKSLVRRLIACETIGSVTVVCTDKTGTLTMNQMEVAASSIEVPVDMRDIPENSAEWISLNAAVNSTAELDHHNGRMITVGNSTEAALLRWLHRAGIKYQEIRKAYPLIHQDFFNSRKKQMSSTFSCGPRTFILVKGAPEIIAAQCSPVPDLSHIRDLAGRAMRTLAFAHGEILSPGSEPAYLTWDGYVGIRDEVRPDVPDAVQTCKDAGITVKMVTGDSAETAAAIARETGILGSGRIITGPEFRELTDEQRKDIAGEIQVLARSEPHDKLLLVKALQSSGEVVAVTGDGTNDAPALRNADVGLAMGIAGTEVAREASDIILLDDSFPTIKQAIWWGRALYENIQRFLIFQLTINIAAALLTFIAPLLGYAPPFTIIQLLWINIVMDSLAALALCSEAPHPALMNRHPIPRSASVITPYMTQSILITAGIYIIAGIAALFFGLPFMNTPEEQASAFFAGFVIAQVWNGINCRGINGVMPPLFKGNPVFFGVMGLIVVIQILIIQFGGSIFGTVPLSLFQWIVIGCGTLPVLLIWPVLRFLNCIFNQERACT